In one window of Brevibacillus laterosporus DNA:
- a CDS encoding adenine methyltransferase, producing MKSNFNQGVFFNPQTVTNVWETPQDLFDRLNEMFNFTIDVCALPDNAKCERYFTPDQDGLKQEWTGVCWMNPPYGREISKWVQKAFEEAQKGATVVCLVPARTCSEWWHKYCMQGEIWFIRHRLKFGGSKINAPFTNALVVFKKIGYQRAYKAIDRHGSIL from the coding sequence ATGAAATCAAACTTTAATCAAGGTGTATTCTTCAATCCTCAAACTGTTACGAACGTTTGGGAAACACCGCAGGATCTCTTTGATAGGCTCAATGAAATGTTTAATTTCACCATTGATGTGTGCGCATTGCCTGACAATGCAAAATGTGAGAGATACTTCACACCAGATCAGGACGGATTAAAGCAAGAGTGGACAGGTGTTTGTTGGATGAATCCCCCCTATGGACGCGAAATCAGTAAATGGGTTCAGAAAGCATTTGAGGAAGCACAAAAAGGAGCCACAGTTGTTTGCTTAGTACCAGCTAGAACTTGCTCAGAGTGGTGGCACAAGTATTGTATGCAAGGCGAAATTTGGTTCATTAGGCATCGTTTGAAATTTGGTGGAAGTAAAATAAATGCGCCATTTACTAATGCTTTAGTTGTTTTCAAGAAAATAGGATATCAACGTGCATATAAAGCGATAGACAGACACGGGTCAATATTGTGA
- a CDS encoding deoxyuridine 5'-triphosphate nucleotidohydrolase, whose product MQVKIKKLHPDAVIPTYATIGSAGFDLVAVEETIIEPGETMKIPLGLAFEIPEGYELQIRPRSGVSLRTKLRQSNSIGTIDSDYRGEVCGMFDNINEYSDSATCYCFNIAGDEIYVPNGRGFLPSGSYIIRKGDRVAQGVIAPVIQASFVESEKLSDTQRGTGGFGSTGVHTDEK is encoded by the coding sequence ATGCAAGTGAAGATAAAAAAACTCCATCCAGATGCAGTAATACCTACGTATGCAACGATTGGTAGTGCAGGATTTGATCTTGTAGCGGTTGAGGAAACAATTATTGAGCCTGGCGAAACTATGAAAATACCTTTAGGTTTGGCGTTTGAAATTCCAGAAGGCTATGAGTTGCAAATTCGCCCTCGATCTGGCGTTTCACTTAGAACAAAACTAAGGCAATCAAACAGCATTGGAACTATAGATAGTGACTATCGCGGTGAGGTTTGCGGGATGTTTGACAACATAAATGAGTATAGCGATTCTGCTACTTGTTATTGTTTCAACATTGCAGGTGACGAAATTTATGTGCCAAATGGCCGTGGATTTTTACCAAGTGGCTCATACATCATCCGAAAAGGAGACCGTGTTGCACAAGGTGTTATTGCACCCGTTATTCAAGCGAGTTTTGTTGAGTCAGAAAAATTAAGTGATACGCAGCGAGGAACAGGCGGATTCGGATCAACGGGGGTGCATACCGATGAAAAATAG